One window from the genome of Amycolatopsis sp. NBC_01480 encodes:
- a CDS encoding SDR family oxidoreductase codes for MEIQDFSLDLFSLRGRNAIVTGGNTGLGRAFTVALAKAGANVFGPTVVDDGGETRRLVEAAGTRLETVKVDLTEPGAPAHVVQSCVDAFGSVDILVNSAGISNVAPVEEFGREQWDPMVALNLTAPFELGWLAGRLMAKQGHGKIVNIASLFSFLGGQMSPAYAATKHGIVGFTKAYCDELGSSNVQCNAIAPGYFATPITEQTRADAVTNQRVLDHIPAGRWGELGDLMGAVVFLASRASDYVNGHVLTVDGGYLTR; via the coding sequence TTGGAAATCCAGGACTTCTCCCTCGACCTGTTCTCGCTGCGCGGCCGCAACGCGATCGTCACCGGTGGCAACACCGGGCTCGGGCGGGCGTTCACCGTGGCGCTGGCCAAGGCCGGCGCGAACGTGTTCGGGCCGACGGTGGTGGACGACGGCGGCGAGACCCGGCGCCTGGTCGAGGCTGCGGGCACCCGGCTGGAGACGGTGAAGGTCGACCTCACCGAGCCGGGGGCGCCGGCCCACGTCGTCCAGTCCTGTGTGGACGCGTTCGGTTCGGTCGACATCCTGGTCAACTCCGCCGGCATCAGCAACGTGGCGCCGGTCGAGGAGTTCGGTCGGGAGCAGTGGGACCCGATGGTCGCGCTCAACCTGACCGCGCCGTTCGAACTCGGCTGGCTCGCCGGGCGGCTGATGGCGAAGCAGGGGCACGGCAAGATCGTCAACATCGCCTCGCTGTTCTCGTTCCTCGGCGGGCAGATGTCCCCGGCGTACGCGGCGACGAAACACGGCATCGTCGGCTTCACCAAGGCGTACTGCGACGAGCTGGGCTCGAGCAACGTCCAGTGCAACGCCATCGCCCCCGGCTACTTCGCCACCCCGATCACCGAGCAGACCCGCGCCGACGCGGTGACCAACCAGCGCGTCCTCGACCACATCCCGGCCGGCCGGTGGGGCGAGCTGGGCGACCTGATGGGCGCGGTGGTGTTCCTGGCCAGCCGGGCCTCGGACTACGTCAACGGGCACGTCCTCACCGTCGACGGCGGCTACCTCACCCGATGA
- a CDS encoding MFS transporter: MSGARRRLSYLLLCTSGGVIFQVAYIRFVFLEPTYHALGLTSQEYGDIMSVFGAVAAVMYFAGGWFADRFAPRTLVVAALAITGVADLSLTISPGYATVLLAHIVMAFAGMALYWPALVKAIGSFGPTEQQGRLFGFLEAIRGVTSTVISGVGALLIGTVLAPTVGVLTLIAVYGALCLVLAALIWFALRGQADEAPAGERSALSVRQLLAAARNKYTWLLGGSIMLMYCFYTTLGYFSPLLQHNFGVTAGLIGVLGVVRSYVFQFVAGPLGGFAVDKVTHSTPRFLRLAFAGATLCVAVLLFLPGAPALQWAALTLMFVLSFMVFASRGVYWASITEARIPADQRGGVIGLASGLAYLPDAFLPGLVAWWIGDASTNTAPYGGYGTLFGVLTAAGLIGIALTSLTLWVQRREPAEEPLPRASALA, translated from the coding sequence GTGAGTGGTGCGCGGAGGCGGCTGAGTTATCTGCTGCTGTGCACGTCCGGCGGTGTCATTTTCCAGGTCGCCTACATCCGGTTCGTCTTCCTGGAGCCGACCTACCACGCCCTCGGCCTCACCTCGCAGGAGTACGGCGACATCATGTCGGTGTTCGGCGCCGTGGCCGCGGTCATGTACTTCGCCGGCGGCTGGTTCGCCGATCGGTTCGCCCCGCGCACGCTGGTGGTCGCGGCGCTGGCCATCACCGGCGTCGCCGATCTCTCGCTGACGATTTCGCCCGGTTACGCCACGGTGCTGCTGGCGCACATCGTGATGGCCTTCGCCGGCATGGCGCTGTACTGGCCCGCGCTGGTGAAGGCGATCGGCTCGTTCGGGCCCACCGAGCAGCAAGGCCGGCTTTTCGGCTTCCTGGAAGCGATCCGCGGCGTCACCTCCACGGTGATCAGCGGGGTGGGCGCGCTGCTGATCGGCACCGTGCTGGCGCCGACGGTCGGGGTACTGACGCTCATCGCCGTCTACGGTGCCCTCTGCCTGGTGCTGGCTGCGCTGATCTGGTTTGCGCTGCGCGGCCAGGCCGACGAGGCTCCGGCTGGTGAACGTTCGGCCCTGTCGGTGCGCCAGCTGCTCGCGGCCGCGCGGAACAAGTACACCTGGCTGCTCGGCGGCTCGATCATGCTGATGTACTGCTTCTACACCACGCTCGGCTACTTTTCCCCGTTGCTGCAACACAACTTCGGTGTCACGGCCGGGCTGATCGGCGTGCTCGGCGTGGTGCGCAGTTACGTCTTCCAGTTCGTCGCCGGGCCGCTCGGCGGGTTCGCCGTGGACAAGGTGACCCACTCGACGCCGCGGTTCCTGCGGCTCGCCTTCGCCGGCGCGACGCTGTGCGTGGCGGTCCTGCTGTTCCTGCCGGGCGCGCCCGCGCTGCAGTGGGCCGCGCTGACGCTGATGTTCGTGCTGTCGTTCATGGTCTTCGCCAGCCGCGGGGTCTACTGGGCGAGCATCACCGAGGCGCGCATCCCGGCCGACCAGCGCGGCGGCGTGATCGGCCTGGCCTCGGGGCTGGCCTACCTGCCCGACGCGTTCCTGCCCGGCCTGGTCGCCTGGTGGATCGGCGACGCGTCCACGAACACCGCCCCGTACGGCGGCTACGGCACGCTGTTCGGCGTCCTCACCGCCGCCGGCCTGATCGGGATCGCCCTGACCTCCCTGACTTTGTGGGTGCAGCGCCGTGAGCCGGCCGAAGAACCGTTGCCACGCGCGAGCGCCCTCGCCTGA
- a CDS encoding Zn-dependent alcohol dehydrogenase, protein METLAAVLEETGGPLTFRTLTLDDPVPGEVAVKIAATGVCASDAHTISGRIPSPLPTVLGHEGAGVVTAVGAGVAHVAVGDHVALSWLPSCGRCRYCQAGRPVLCAASAPALLGGTLLDGTVRLHDRGRDVYHYSFLSTFAEHTVVPAASAIKIPDSVPLPVAALAGCGVVTGYGAVVNRARVAPGDAVLVYGAGGVGLSAIMAAQLSGADHIVVVEPHPGKRDGATVFGATRVLSPDDNVVAEVRALTGGQGADVTIDAVGQEGLLEQAFDATAPGGTVVCVGVPAATAYASVPAARFVREEKYLTGSLYGSSRPTQDIPKLLNLFHTGKLPIDKLISKTYAFDEINTAFADLTGGSNRRGVVIVDEELAGR, encoded by the coding sequence ATGGAAACTCTTGCTGCCGTTCTCGAGGAGACCGGCGGTCCGCTCACCTTCCGCACGCTCACGCTCGACGACCCGGTGCCCGGCGAGGTCGCCGTGAAGATCGCCGCGACCGGCGTGTGCGCCAGTGACGCGCACACCATCAGCGGGCGGATCCCCTCGCCCCTGCCGACCGTCCTCGGGCACGAGGGCGCGGGTGTGGTCACCGCGGTCGGCGCCGGGGTCGCGCACGTCGCCGTCGGCGATCACGTCGCGCTGTCTTGGCTGCCGAGCTGCGGCCGGTGCCGCTACTGCCAGGCGGGCCGGCCGGTGCTCTGCGCCGCCAGCGCCCCCGCGCTGCTCGGCGGCACCCTGCTCGACGGCACCGTCCGCCTGCACGACCGCGGCCGGGACGTCTACCACTACTCGTTCCTGTCCACCTTCGCCGAGCACACCGTGGTCCCCGCCGCGAGCGCGATCAAGATCCCGGATTCGGTGCCCCTGCCGGTCGCCGCGCTGGCCGGCTGCGGTGTGGTGACCGGGTACGGCGCCGTGGTCAACCGCGCGCGGGTCGCGCCGGGCGACGCGGTGCTGGTGTACGGCGCGGGCGGCGTCGGGCTCAGCGCGATCATGGCTGCGCAGCTGTCCGGCGCGGACCACATCGTGGTCGTGGAGCCGCACCCGGGCAAGCGGGACGGGGCCACGGTCTTCGGCGCCACGCGGGTGCTGAGCCCGGACGACAACGTGGTCGCCGAGGTCCGCGCGCTCACCGGCGGGCAGGGCGCCGACGTGACCATCGACGCCGTCGGCCAGGAAGGCTTGCTGGAACAAGCTTTCGACGCGACCGCGCCGGGCGGCACCGTCGTGTGCGTCGGAGTCCCCGCCGCCACGGCGTACGCGAGTGTCCCCGCCGCGCGGTTCGTGCGCGAGGAGAAGTACCTGACCGGCAGCCTCTACGGCTCCAGCCGCCCGACCCAGGACATCCCCAAGCTGCTCAACCTGTTCCACACCGGCAAGCTGCCGATCGACAAGCTGATCTCGAAGACCTACGCGTTCGACGAGATCAACACCGCGTTCGCCGACCTGACCGGCGGGTCCAACCGCCGTGGCGTCGTGATCGTCGACGAGGAGCTGGCCGGCCGGTGA
- a CDS encoding IclR family transcriptional regulator, with amino-acid sequence MNPEAAGVPAEREPGKRSPAVAQAFAVLDALAERRRGLRLSELAVAVGAPKSSVHRLLATMGELGVTRKTGDGRFVVGPRMAAYAEPAGGELAGLLGMFYTCAEQIRDRQDETVQLAVLSGAEVTFIAHVDTTKPVRLQTRIGRQLPAHASASGKAILAYRGEEDLRPVLATGLPRLTGATVGDERALRAELALVRERGHATEVEEMTANLSCFSAPVLDAEGRAVAAVTACVPANSVSPDRARTLIEEVRWAAGELGRHR; translated from the coding sequence GTGAACCCCGAAGCAGCCGGGGTGCCGGCGGAGCGGGAGCCGGGCAAGCGCAGTCCCGCCGTCGCGCAGGCGTTCGCGGTCCTCGACGCGCTGGCTGAGCGACGGCGCGGCCTGCGGCTGAGCGAGCTCGCGGTGGCCGTCGGCGCGCCGAAGAGCTCGGTGCACCGGCTGCTGGCCACGATGGGCGAGCTGGGCGTCACCCGCAAGACCGGTGACGGCCGGTTCGTCGTCGGGCCCCGGATGGCCGCCTACGCCGAGCCCGCCGGCGGGGAGCTGGCCGGCCTGCTCGGCATGTTCTACACCTGCGCGGAGCAGATCCGGGACCGCCAGGACGAGACCGTCCAGCTGGCGGTGCTGTCCGGGGCCGAGGTCACGTTCATCGCGCACGTCGACACCACGAAGCCGGTGCGGCTGCAGACCCGGATCGGCCGGCAGCTGCCGGCGCACGCGTCCGCCAGCGGCAAGGCGATCCTCGCCTACCGCGGTGAGGAGGACCTGCGGCCGGTCCTGGCCACCGGGTTGCCGCGGCTGACCGGGGCCACCGTGGGCGACGAGCGGGCGCTGCGCGCCGAACTCGCGCTGGTCCGGGAACGCGGCCACGCCACCGAAGTCGAGGAGATGACGGCGAACCTGTCGTGCTTCTCGGCGCCGGTGCTGGACGCCGAGGGCCGCGCGGTCGCCGCGGTGACCGCCTGTGTGCCCGCGAACTCGGTGTCGCCCGACCGCGCCCGGACGCTGATCGAGGAGGTCCGCTGGGCCGCGGGCGAGCTGGGCCGCCACCGATGA
- a CDS encoding formaldehyde-activating enzyme, translating into MTDLDGRTAQAWGGTNPDGVHLNVVLARRGSPTAAAMTGAFASPTAGFTPILVCAGEDQPSYRTIHPPTIMLNKTESPTEALVNLVSGACQVGIAQGVLDSVADGVLAGDQETLVFAAVWLNPEATSGDAVRAAAREAMRKGVREAAQGHDFTAELVAGRDRVTHPFYAP; encoded by the coding sequence ATGACCGACCTCGACGGCCGCACCGCGCAAGCGTGGGGCGGCACCAATCCGGACGGCGTCCACCTCAACGTCGTGCTCGCCCGCCGCGGCTCCCCCACCGCGGCGGCCATGACCGGCGCCTTCGCCTCCCCCACGGCCGGGTTCACCCCGATCCTGGTGTGCGCCGGCGAGGACCAGCCGTCGTACCGGACGATCCACCCGCCGACGATCATGCTGAACAAAACGGAATCCCCCACCGAGGCGCTGGTGAACCTCGTGTCGGGCGCCTGCCAGGTCGGCATCGCCCAGGGCGTCCTGGATTCCGTCGCCGACGGGGTGCTCGCCGGGGACCAGGAAACGCTGGTGTTCGCCGCGGTCTGGCTCAACCCGGAGGCAACCAGTGGCGACGCCGTCCGGGCCGCCGCGCGCGAGGCGATGCGCAAAGGCGTGCGCGAGGCGGCACAAGGACACGACTTCACTGCGGAACTGGTCGCCGGCCGAGACCGGGTGACGCATCCGTTTTATGCGCCCTGA
- a CDS encoding alpha/beta fold hydrolase has protein sequence MPDTPIVLVHGSYHQPAHYAPLVSRLTEIAGNVSVPDIGLLPLPESIKLVQDIVDRAAAPPVVVGHSFGGAVAGALHGVRRMVFLSGWVLDVDETAVGRLAEAPANSEFAQALRFSGDGAQAWIDPAAATSLFYADCPPDVAARAVELLRPDTVLNFQLSPTAAEWKHTPSLYIATRQDRTWPPALATEFSRRCTEIVTVDTGHSPYLSAPDRIATIIGDCLE, from the coding sequence ATGCCGGACACCCCGATCGTGCTCGTCCACGGTTCCTACCACCAGCCCGCCCATTACGCCCCATTGGTCAGCCGGCTGACCGAAATCGCCGGGAACGTGAGCGTGCCGGACATCGGCCTGCTGCCGTTGCCGGAAAGCATCAAGCTCGTACAGGACATCGTGGACCGGGCCGCGGCGCCGCCGGTGGTCGTGGGGCACTCGTTCGGCGGGGCGGTGGCCGGTGCACTGCACGGCGTCCGGCGGATGGTCTTCCTGTCCGGGTGGGTGCTGGACGTCGACGAGACGGCCGTCGGACGGCTCGCCGAGGCACCCGCCAACTCGGAATTCGCACAGGCACTGCGGTTTTCCGGGGACGGGGCCCAGGCGTGGATCGATCCCGCGGCGGCGACGAGCCTCTTTTACGCCGATTGCCCGCCCGACGTGGCAGCGCGCGCGGTCGAGCTGCTGCGCCCCGACACCGTGCTCAACTTCCAGCTGAGCCCGACCGCCGCCGAGTGGAAACACACCCCGTCCCTCTACATCGCGACGCGTCAGGACCGCACCTGGCCACCGGCCCTGGCCACGGAATTCTCCCGGCGCTGCACCGAAATCGTCACCGTCGACACCGGACACTCGCCGTATCTCAGCGCTCCGGATCGGATCGCCACGATCATCGGTGACTGCCTGGAATGA
- a CDS encoding SGNH/GDSL hydrolase family protein, with protein sequence MRRRHSTAFRTAALLLVTAGALSSCSTGPPPAPATDACGAAAPAGPVDTWTAAPARLSGPYQDKTIREVVHTSIGGTSVRLRLSNVFGTTAVRFDSVWAGAQSDGAGLVAGSNQRVRFGGAEATTVAAGAEEVSDPVDLTVRPGENLTVSIHVDGGTGDVTGHLRAQQHGWYADGDAGADPSAARYAHQVDRWFWLDAVTVQPSRPARTVVALGDSITDGFHSTVDANHRWPDYLAARLGPCGRFGVANEGIAGNRVTANGSGVSAEARLQRDVLAQPGTGTVIYLEGINDIDSTVKAADQLIQADQKIVARAHAAGLRVIGGTITPFDGFHTYSAATEGIRESVNSWIRDSKTFDAVADFDAALRDPADPHRLLGRYDSGDHLHPGDAGYQVMAGVVPLDALG encoded by the coding sequence ATGCGGCGACGGCACTCCACCGCGTTCCGCACGGCGGCGCTGCTGCTCGTCACCGCCGGTGCCCTGTCCTCCTGCTCGACCGGCCCGCCGCCGGCCCCGGCCACCGACGCTTGCGGGGCGGCGGCACCGGCCGGGCCGGTCGACACCTGGACCGCGGCACCGGCCCGGCTCAGCGGCCCGTACCAGGACAAAACGATCCGCGAAGTGGTGCACACCTCGATCGGCGGCACGTCCGTCCGATTGCGACTGTCGAACGTCTTCGGCACCACCGCGGTGCGATTCGACTCCGTGTGGGCCGGCGCGCAGTCGGACGGGGCCGGCCTGGTCGCGGGCTCGAACCAGCGCGTGCGCTTCGGCGGGGCGGAAGCGACCACCGTCGCGGCCGGGGCCGAGGAGGTCAGCGACCCGGTGGACCTGACCGTGCGGCCCGGGGAAAACCTGACCGTGAGCATCCACGTGGACGGCGGCACCGGTGACGTCACCGGGCACCTGCGGGCCCAGCAGCACGGCTGGTACGCGGACGGGGACGCCGGTGCCGACCCGTCCGCGGCGCGGTACGCCCACCAGGTCGACCGCTGGTTCTGGCTGGACGCCGTCACGGTGCAGCCGAGCCGGCCCGCGCGCACCGTGGTCGCGCTCGGCGATTCGATCACCGACGGCTTCCACTCCACAGTGGACGCCAACCACCGCTGGCCGGACTACCTGGCGGCCCGGCTGGGGCCGTGCGGCCGGTTCGGTGTCGCGAACGAGGGCATCGCGGGCAACCGGGTCACCGCCAACGGCTCCGGCGTCAGCGCCGAAGCCCGGCTCCAGCGTGACGTCCTGGCGCAGCCGGGCACCGGCACGGTGATCTACCTCGAAGGCATCAACGACATCGACAGCACGGTGAAGGCCGCCGATCAACTGATCCAGGCCGACCAGAAGATCGTGGCCCGCGCGCACGCGGCCGGATTACGCGTCATCGGCGGCACCATCACCCCGTTCGACGGCTTCCACACCTATTCCGCCGCGACCGAGGGAATCCGCGAGAGCGTCAATTCCTGGATCCGCGACAGCAAGACGTTCGACGCGGTGGCCGATTTCGACGCGGCCCTGCGCGATCCCGCGGACCCGCACCGATTGCTGGGACGGTACGACTCCGGCGATCACCTCCACCCCGGCGACGCGGGCTACCAGGTGATGGCCGGCGTCGTCCCGCTCGACGCCCTCGGCTGA
- a CDS encoding carotenoid oxygenase family protein, translating into MTETTFHLKENYVPVTDELTTFDLPVSGAIPPELNGWHLRNGPNPRTPTQHWFFGDGMLHGVRLENGRAAWYRNRWVRTESFDAPRPPGPGGKPDLRNSAANTHIVNHAGKTLALVETALPYEVTTDLDTVGPYDFDGRLATPMTAHPKICPETGELHFFGYAREQPYLTYHRADAHGVLRLSRQVEVGGPTMMHDFALTSRHVVFLDLPLVFVPGGRGMPFSWDPDYPARIGLLRRDDPQGTVRWFPIEPCYLFHTLNAHEAGDEVVLYGVRYAHLWWQGHEGVPGTLWRWRLNTRTGAVREEQVDDRDCEFPRIDDRLAGLDVRYGHVTTDTSLIRYDLHTGSADVHEFGPGRTPGEAVFASPRWLITYVYDRTRGASDLVILDATNPAAAPAATVALPARVPEGFHGNWIADA; encoded by the coding sequence ATGACCGAGACCACGTTCCACCTCAAGGAGAACTACGTCCCGGTCACCGACGAGCTGACCACGTTCGACCTGCCGGTCAGCGGCGCCATCCCGCCCGAGCTGAACGGCTGGCACCTGCGCAACGGGCCCAACCCGCGCACCCCGACCCAGCACTGGTTCTTCGGCGACGGCATGCTGCACGGCGTGCGGCTGGAGAACGGGCGGGCCGCCTGGTACCGCAACCGCTGGGTCCGGACCGAGAGCTTCGACGCGCCCCGGCCGCCCGGCCCGGGCGGGAAGCCGGACCTGCGTAATTCGGCGGCCAACACCCACATCGTCAACCACGCCGGCAAAACGCTCGCGCTCGTCGAAACCGCGCTTCCCTACGAGGTGACCACGGACCTGGACACCGTCGGCCCCTACGATTTCGACGGCCGGCTCGCCACCCCGATGACCGCGCACCCCAAGATCTGCCCGGAAACCGGGGAGCTGCACTTCTTCGGGTACGCGCGGGAGCAGCCGTATCTCACCTACCACCGCGCGGACGCCCACGGCGTGCTGCGGCTGAGCCGCCAAGTCGAGGTGGGCGGGCCGACCATGATGCACGACTTCGCGCTCACCAGCCGGCACGTCGTGTTCCTCGACCTGCCGCTGGTGTTCGTGCCGGGCGGCCGCGGCATGCCGTTCAGCTGGGACCCGGACTACCCGGCCCGGATCGGGCTGCTGCGCCGGGACGATCCACAAGGGACGGTCCGCTGGTTCCCGATCGAGCCGTGTTACCTCTTCCACACGCTCAACGCGCACGAGGCCGGCGACGAGGTGGTGCTGTACGGCGTGCGGTACGCGCACCTGTGGTGGCAGGGCCACGAAGGCGTGCCGGGTACGCTGTGGCGGTGGCGGCTCAACACCCGCACCGGCGCCGTCCGCGAGGAGCAGGTGGACGACCGGGACTGCGAGTTCCCGCGGATCGACGACCGGCTCGCGGGCCTCGACGTCCGCTACGGGCACGTCACCACGGACACCTCGCTGATCCGCTACGACCTGCACACCGGCTCGGCGGACGTGCACGAGTTCGGGCCGGGCCGGACCCCCGGCGAGGCCGTGTTCGCGTCCCCGCGGTGGCTGATCACCTACGTCTACGACCGCACCCGCGGCGCCTCCGACCTGGTGATCCTGGACGCCACCAACCCGGCCGCCGCTCCGGCCGCGACGGTGGCGCTGCCCGCCCGCGTGCCCGAGGGCTTCCACGGGAACTGGATCGCCGACGCCTAG
- a CDS encoding TetR/AcrR family transcriptional regulator → MSSEEAQPRRLTRAETKARTRAQLLDAAAQVFARKGFAGASVDDIAAQAGFTTGALYSHFSSKEEVFIELLASRSRHRLVEAVEIVADAGRSLDETRSAMSRLVADVADHDTDFALLQAEFWLYAIRRPEFQQHLAGQFRANRDALTAVLAARAEKRGEGGERPFEELSTVLLALFQGLVQLRRTDPDLVPESLYGEASSWLFSGLAARR, encoded by the coding sequence GTGAGTAGCGAAGAAGCGCAACCCCGGCGTCTGACCCGGGCCGAGACGAAGGCGCGTACCCGGGCACAGCTCCTGGACGCCGCCGCGCAGGTCTTCGCGCGCAAGGGTTTCGCCGGCGCCTCGGTCGACGACATCGCCGCGCAGGCCGGCTTCACGACCGGCGCCCTGTACTCGCACTTCTCCAGCAAGGAGGAGGTGTTCATCGAGCTGCTGGCCAGCCGGAGCCGCCACCGTCTGGTCGAGGCCGTCGAGATCGTCGCCGACGCGGGCCGCAGCCTGGACGAGACCCGGTCCGCGATGTCCCGGCTGGTGGCCGACGTCGCGGACCACGACACCGACTTCGCCTTGCTGCAAGCGGAATTCTGGCTGTACGCGATCCGGCGGCCCGAATTCCAGCAGCACCTGGCCGGGCAGTTCCGCGCGAACCGGGACGCACTCACCGCTGTGCTCGCCGCTCGCGCCGAAAAGCGGGGCGAGGGCGGTGAAAGGCCGTTCGAAGAGCTGTCCACCGTGCTGCTGGCGTTGTTCCAGGGCCTGGTGCAGCTGCGCCGCACGGACCCGGACCTGGTGCCGGAGTCGCTGTACGGCGAGGCTTCCAGCTGGCTCTTCTCCGGCCTCGCCGCCCGACGCTGA
- a CDS encoding helix-turn-helix transcriptional regulator, producing MDIRSEIKDFLTARRARISPAEAGLPTYGARRVPGLRREEVAVLAGVSVPYYKRLERGQAGGVSDSVLNALARALQLDKTERSHLFALMRAAAGPASRPRPRVHSVGPELQSVLDSITAAPAFVRTRHLDVIGANTLARALFFPAFSGTAGPVNSARFIFLDPRSRTFYGDWDEMANEAVAALHLATAQDPGDPGLSDLVEEFSLLSEDFRTRWSRQDVRRPGRGTKVLRHPEVGAIELAFEPLDVICDDGVTLFTCTPPPGTSAARALRQLGDWAGTKDLEYPPRATARLVTA from the coding sequence ATGGATATTCGGTCCGAGATCAAGGATTTCCTGACCGCCCGGCGCGCGCGCATCAGCCCGGCGGAGGCCGGCCTCCCGACGTACGGCGCGCGGCGGGTCCCCGGGCTGCGGCGCGAGGAGGTCGCCGTGCTGGCCGGCGTGAGCGTGCCGTATTACAAGCGCCTGGAACGGGGCCAGGCCGGCGGGGTGTCCGACAGCGTGCTCAACGCGCTGGCCCGGGCGCTTCAGCTGGACAAGACCGAGCGTTCCCACCTGTTCGCGCTGATGCGCGCGGCGGCCGGCCCGGCTTCGCGCCCACGGCCGCGCGTGCACTCCGTCGGCCCCGAACTCCAATCGGTGCTCGACTCGATCACCGCCGCGCCGGCGTTCGTGCGCACCCGGCATCTCGACGTCATCGGCGCCAACACCCTCGCCCGCGCCCTGTTCTTCCCGGCTTTCTCCGGCACGGCCGGCCCGGTGAACTCGGCCCGGTTCATCTTCCTGGACCCCCGCTCGCGCACGTTCTACGGCGACTGGGACGAGATGGCGAACGAGGCCGTGGCCGCCCTGCACCTGGCGACCGCGCAGGACCCCGGCGACCCCGGCCTGAGCGACCTGGTCGAGGAGTTTTCCTTGCTCAGTGAGGACTTCCGCACGCGCTGGTCCCGCCAGGACGTCCGCCGCCCCGGCCGCGGCACCAAAGTCCTGAGGCACCCGGAGGTCGGCGCGATCGAACTCGCCTTCGAACCCCTGGACGTGATCTGCGACGACGGCGTCACCCTGTTCACCTGCACCCCGCCACCCGGCACGTCGGCGGCCCGCGCACTCCGGCAACTAGGCGACTGGGCCGGAACCAAGGACCTGGAGTACCCGCCACGCGCGACGGCCCGGCTCGTGACGGCCTGA
- a CDS encoding PspC domain-containing protein encodes MTQPESPNPAVPARRKLTRSREHYVFGGVCGGLAEFYGSTPYRVRLLFVISCILPGPQFLLYLLLWFIIPNAPKPR; translated from the coding sequence ATGACTCAACCGGAAAGCCCGAACCCGGCCGTTCCCGCGCGGCGCAAGCTCACCCGCTCCCGCGAGCACTACGTCTTCGGCGGGGTCTGCGGCGGGCTGGCCGAATTCTACGGCTCGACCCCGTACCGGGTGCGGCTGCTGTTCGTGATCTCCTGCATCCTCCCCGGCCCGCAGTTCCTGCTCTACCTGCTGCTGTGGTTCATCATCCCCAACGCCCCCAAACCCCGCTGA
- a CDS encoding HAAS signaling domain-containing protein produces MNAEPTTTSVVRSELLSANDLLIAEYLDRLRRAAAGLAPATRAELLDDIAAHLAETAGPGADEARTRQVLDELGTPEEIAAAAAAETGVPASGLAGGLAAAPARAGGGELAYDVGTVVVLLLAGFVVPVLGWIAGVVMLWNGPRWTTREKWAGTLLWPAAILVAGALLLLGHALAGGVGPMVFLLGGLIELAGLVTAFTILLRAAARRRV; encoded by the coding sequence ATGAATGCCGAACCGACCACCACGAGCGTGGTGAGGAGTGAGCTGTTGTCCGCCAACGATTTGCTGATCGCCGAGTACCTGGACCGCCTGCGCCGGGCCGCCGCGGGCCTCGCACCCGCCACTCGCGCCGAGCTGCTCGACGACATCGCCGCGCACCTGGCCGAGACGGCCGGCCCGGGCGCGGACGAGGCCCGCACCCGCCAGGTCCTGGACGAGCTGGGCACCCCCGAGGAGATCGCCGCCGCGGCTGCGGCCGAAACCGGGGTCCCGGCCAGTGGTTTGGCTGGTGGTCTGGCTGCTGCGCCGGCTCGCGCGGGTGGCGGGGAGCTGGCCTACGACGTGGGCACGGTGGTGGTGCTGCTGCTCGCCGGGTTCGTGGTCCCCGTGCTGGGCTGGATCGCCGGCGTGGTGATGCTGTGGAACGGCCCGCGCTGGACCACCCGGGAGAAATGGGCGGGCACCCTGCTCTGGCCCGCCGCGATCCTGGTGGCCGGGGCGCTGCTGCTGCTCGGCCACGCCCTGGCTGGCGGCGTGGGGCCGATGGTGTTCCTGCTCGGCGGGTTGATCGAACTGGCCGGTCTGGTGACTGCGTTCACGATCCTGCTGCGGGCCGCGGCCCGGCGCCGCGTCTGA
- a CDS encoding PadR family transcriptional regulator, with product MTELRRGTIAFCVLALLDERERYAVELVGALTDSQALAAGAGTIYPLLSRLREDELVVTTWKESPAGPPRRYYRLTPAGRRSLEAFRGEWAQFRDAVDLLLTKGAS from the coding sequence ATGACCGAGCTGCGGCGCGGCACCATCGCGTTCTGCGTGCTCGCGCTGCTCGACGAGCGGGAGCGTTACGCGGTGGAGCTGGTCGGCGCGTTGACCGACAGCCAGGCGCTGGCGGCCGGGGCGGGGACGATCTATCCGCTGCTGTCCCGGCTGCGGGAGGACGAGCTGGTGGTCACGACCTGGAAGGAGTCCCCGGCGGGGCCGCCGCGGCGGTACTACCGGCTGACCCCGGCCGGGCGCCGGTCGCTGGAAGCCTTCCGCGGCGAGTGGGCGCAGTTCCGCGACGCGGTCGACCTGCTGCTGACGAAGGGAGCGTCATGA